From a region of the Nonlabens sp. Hel1_33_55 genome:
- a CDS encoding TPM domain-containing protein, with product MKIGTKILILFLTLNFLSCKGIAQETETKKPTTEIDFSDKEKSSIPKPIGIINDYGQIFTESQRTELSKILYDYDIETTRQIIVVTVDSIKPYNDIQKFATDLGQTWGVGTTEKNNGLTIVVCNPCRQIGIATGTGTELILTDEVCKKVIDEKIIPEFKNEEFYIGIKKGVIELIEKWK from the coding sequence ATGAAAATCGGAACTAAAATATTAATCCTTTTCTTGACTTTAAATTTTCTTTCTTGCAAAGGAATTGCTCAAGAAACGGAAACTAAAAAACCGACAACTGAAATTGATTTTTCAGACAAGGAAAAAAGTTCTATTCCGAAACCAATTGGAATTATAAATGATTACGGACAAATTTTTACGGAATCACAACGAACTGAATTATCGAAAATTCTTTACGATTACGATATTGAAACGACAAGACAAATTATTGTGGTTACAGTTGACAGCATAAAACCATATAACGATATCCAAAAATTCGCAACGGATTTAGGACAAACTTGGGGAGTTGGAACGACTGAAAAAAATAACGGATTGACAATAGTTGTGTGTAATCCTTGCAGACAAATCGGAATTGCAACTGGAACTGGAACTGAATTGATTTTGACTGACGAAGTTTGTAAAAAAGTAATTGACGAAAAAATAATACCTGAATTTAAAAACGAAGAATTTTATATCGGAATTAAAAAAGGCGTGATAGAATTAATAGAAAAGTGGAAATAA